A part of Halobaculum sp. MBLA0143 genomic DNA contains:
- a CDS encoding DUF5789 family protein produces the protein MSDDDGDEAEPAVELGEGPDVEGAPVARVASRLTWPQERSRIEDKEGDAVIRTPDGPRELSAVLADVEETYFDRRQAFLAEVRDVIGHGPVETAE, from the coding sequence ATGAGCGACGACGACGGCGACGAGGCGGAGCCGGCGGTGGAACTCGGCGAGGGGCCGGACGTGGAGGGCGCTCCCGTCGCACGGGTCGCCTCCCGGCTCACCTGGCCCCAGGAGCGCTCCCGCATCGAAGACAAGGAGGGCGACGCCGTGATCCGGACACCCGACGGTCCACGGGAACTGTCGGCCGTGCTGGCGGACGTCGAAGAGACGTACTTCGACCGACGGCAGGCGTTCCTGGCCGAGGTACGGGACGTGATCGGCCACGGCCCCGTCGAGACCGCCGAGTGA
- a CDS encoding cupin domain-containing protein, which yields MSEKVDLADGFDSFDEQWAPRLAAAPNDHTVKLARIEGAFVWHSHPDSDELFLVRDGRVRIELRDRDDVTLETDQLFVVPAGVEHRPVADGEAEILLFEAADVVNTGDADTDRTSETVPLE from the coding sequence GTGAGCGAGAAGGTGGACCTCGCAGACGGCTTCGACAGCTTCGACGAACAGTGGGCGCCCCGGCTCGCTGCCGCGCCGAACGACCACACGGTGAAGCTCGCCCGCATCGAAGGGGCGTTCGTCTGGCACAGCCACCCGGACAGCGACGAGCTGTTTCTGGTCCGGGACGGTCGCGTCAGGATCGAACTGCGCGACCGTGACGACGTGACCCTGGAGACCGACCAACTGTTCGTCGTCCCGGCGGGCGTCGAGCACCGTCCGGTCGCCGACGGGGAAGCGGAGATCCTCCTGTTCGAGGCGGCAGACGTAGTCAACACCGGCGACGCCGACACCGACCGGACGAGCGAGACCGTCCCGTTGGAGTAG